A DNA window from Terriglobia bacterium contains the following coding sequences:
- a CDS encoding 4Fe-4S dicluster domain-containing protein yields MSELIPIPLPLQLTRAFLEYAREGKIFDLPKAKFYRGVAGVDTSVTFHGRCAANPVGPAAGPHDQLVQNIVLSWLAGSRIIELKTVQIMDELKIPRPCIDATNVGYNVEWSQELKLEQSLREYVAAMMFIEILKASRLLGDEFAGPFTDTIYDMSVGYSLEGIRSPRVRQWIESMKDARAIIDELRATLTGPWARYRDLDFPTRVSDTITLSTFHGCPAHEIEGIVTFLLTEMDVHVCVKLNPTLLGFEQVRYLLHDVLGYGDIQVAADAFEHDLQFCDALTMLPRLAGVARSRGKRLAVKFSNTLVVKNHRRMFSDEVMYMSGPPLHVITLNLVKKFREHMGGAFPISFSAGLDQHNVCNAVAMNFVPVTTCTDLLRPGGYARLPKYLENLGARMRELGAPRIHDFVVRYAGQGEAAIDSVVAALAQRFPASAITEIVASRMKAWLATPGAALHEACAGLQRELRSGRIPSPALADALQDELTVLEGALVEAAGVLNTPGIVDATTADPRYRWEKNKAAPRKIGSKLWLYDCISCDKCVPVCPNDANFVYENEAAEIAYHNYELLPTGEARPIAGGVFKVARVHQLANYADACNDCGNCDVFCPEDGGPQIEKPRFFGSAESYEKYAGRNGFWLEFGAAGTTIHGTIAGKSYKLTCGPDQVNARFDNGSAEMQIKTTDHTVVTWSLKPGVAAPHTVDMLAYFQLKFLMDAVSNPGRAHYANAAALRGATLAQEGAVQG; encoded by the coding sequence ATGTCCGAGTTGATCCCCATCCCGCTTCCGCTGCAGCTCACGCGCGCCTTTCTGGAATATGCGCGCGAGGGGAAAATCTTCGACCTGCCGAAAGCAAAGTTCTATCGCGGCGTTGCCGGCGTGGACACCTCGGTCACCTTCCACGGCCGGTGCGCCGCCAATCCCGTCGGTCCCGCCGCCGGGCCGCACGACCAACTCGTGCAGAACATCGTTCTCTCCTGGCTTGCCGGCTCGCGCATTATCGAGCTCAAGACGGTGCAGATCATGGACGAGCTCAAGATCCCGCGTCCCTGCATTGACGCCACCAACGTCGGGTACAACGTCGAGTGGTCGCAGGAGCTGAAGCTGGAGCAGTCGCTGCGCGAGTACGTCGCGGCAATGATGTTCATCGAGATTCTGAAAGCCTCGCGGCTGCTGGGCGACGAATTTGCCGGGCCGTTCACCGATACGATTTACGACATGAGCGTGGGCTACAGCCTGGAGGGCATCCGCTCGCCGCGCGTGCGCCAGTGGATCGAGAGCATGAAGGATGCGCGCGCCATCATTGACGAGCTGCGCGCCACGCTCACCGGCCCGTGGGCGCGATACCGCGACCTCGACTTTCCCACGCGCGTCAGCGATACCATCACGCTCTCCACCTTCCACGGCTGCCCGGCGCACGAGATCGAGGGCATCGTCACCTTCCTGCTCACCGAGATGGACGTGCACGTCTGCGTCAAGCTCAACCCGACGCTGCTTGGCTTCGAGCAGGTGCGATACCTGCTGCATGACGTGCTCGGCTATGGCGATATCCAGGTTGCCGCCGACGCCTTCGAGCACGACCTGCAATTCTGCGACGCACTCACCATGCTGCCGCGCCTGGCCGGCGTGGCGCGCTCCCGCGGCAAGCGCCTGGCCGTCAAATTTAGCAACACGCTGGTGGTAAAAAACCATCGGCGCATGTTCAGCGACGAAGTCATGTACATGTCGGGCCCGCCGCTGCACGTGATCACCCTGAACCTGGTGAAGAAATTTCGCGAGCACATGGGCGGCGCGTTTCCCATCTCGTTTTCCGCCGGGCTCGACCAGCACAACGTCTGCAATGCCGTGGCGATGAACTTCGTGCCCGTCACCACCTGCACCGACCTGCTGCGTCCGGGAGGCTACGCGCGCCTGCCCAAGTATCTGGAGAACCTCGGCGCCAGGATGCGAGAGCTCGGCGCGCCACGGATTCACGACTTCGTCGTCCGCTATGCCGGACAGGGCGAAGCTGCAATCGACTCCGTCGTCGCGGCACTTGCGCAGCGCTTTCCTGCGTCCGCGATCACCGAAATCGTCGCCTCGCGGATGAAGGCCTGGCTCGCAACCCCCGGCGCGGCGTTGCATGAAGCCTGTGCCGGCTTGCAGCGCGAACTCAGGTCCGGGCGCATTCCGTCGCCCGCGCTCGCCGATGCGCTGCAGGACGAGTTGACCGTGCTGGAGGGCGCGCTGGTCGAGGCCGCGGGCGTGCTCAACACGCCGGGGATCGTGGACGCCACTACCGCCGACCCGCGCTATCGCTGGGAGAAAAACAAGGCGGCGCCACGCAAGATCGGCTCCAAGCTCTGGCTCTACGACTGCATCAGTTGCGATAAATGCGTGCCCGTCTGCCCCAATGACGCCAACTTTGTTTACGAAAACGAAGCGGCGGAAATCGCCTACCACAATTACGAGCTGCTGCCGACCGGTGAAGCGCGCCCGATTGCCGGCGGCGTTTTCAAAGTCGCGCGCGTGCACCAGCTCGCCAACTACGCCGACGCCTGCAATGACTGCGGCAACTGCGACGTCTTCTGCCCCGAAGACGGCGGCCCGCAGATCGAGAAGCCGCGTTTCTTCGGCAGCGCCGAGTCGTACGAAAAATACGCCGGGCGCAACGGCTTCTGGCTCGAGTTCGGCGCCGCCGGCACCACCATCCACGGCACGATCGCCGGCAAGTCATACAAGCTGACCTGCGGGCCGGACCAGGTGAACGCGCGCTTCGACAACGGCAGCGCCGAAATGCAAATCAAAACCACCGACCACACGGTTGTGACTTGGTCGCTGAAACCGGGGGTTGCCGCGCCGCATACCGTGGACATGCTGGCGTATTTCCAGCTCAAGTTCTTGATGGACGCAGTTTCCAATCCAGGCCGCGCGCATTACGCGAATGCTGCGGCACTCAGGGGAGCCACGCTTGCTCAAGAAGGCGCTGTTCAAGGGTAA
- a CDS encoding FAD binding domain-containing protein → MFDHIQAFYQPTSVREAVRLLHGGKGRGRVVAGGTDLALLRDRSIRFLVGVAHLGLDYIRRDPNGCDIGAACTMAALEQSTIVRGIAGGILARAAATCGSIQIRNVATVGGNLANGSPAADTATPLLAMDAMVVLQTDTGRRRITLCEFFALPQKRRINGGLLVQIFVPKCKGRAGWSFQKFGRTETDIAIVNAAAGLGIAKDGTCAWARMALGAVAPAPMRAEKAEALLAGQAITADLIERAAESVAREVQPITDQRAPAEYRRELSRVLARRALRECAQQAGCAL, encoded by the coding sequence GTGTTCGACCACATCCAAGCCTTCTATCAGCCGACCAGCGTCCGTGAGGCGGTGCGCCTGTTGCACGGCGGCAAGGGCCGGGGCCGGGTGGTTGCCGGCGGCACCGATCTGGCCCTGCTGCGCGACCGCTCCATCCGCTTTCTGGTGGGCGTCGCGCATCTCGGCCTCGACTACATCCGCCGCGATCCGAACGGCTGCGACATCGGCGCCGCGTGCACGATGGCGGCGCTCGAACAGTCTACGATCGTGCGCGGAATCGCCGGCGGCATTCTCGCCCGCGCCGCCGCAACCTGCGGGTCTATCCAGATTCGCAACGTGGCAACCGTGGGCGGCAATCTCGCCAACGGGTCGCCGGCCGCCGACACCGCGACGCCGCTGCTCGCCATGGACGCCATGGTGGTATTGCAAACCGACACGGGCCGCCGCCGCATAACGCTGTGCGAGTTCTTCGCCCTGCCGCAGAAGCGGCGCATCAACGGCGGACTGTTGGTGCAGATCTTCGTCCCCAAATGCAAAGGTCGCGCCGGGTGGTCGTTCCAGAAATTCGGGCGCACGGAAACCGACATCGCGATTGTCAACGCGGCCGCCGGACTGGGTATTGCGAAAGACGGCACCTGCGCATGGGCGCGCATGGCCCTCGGCGCCGTTGCCCCCGCGCCGATGCGGGCGGAGAAGGCGGAAGCGCTGCTGGCCGGCCAGGCGATCACCGCCGACCTGATCGAACGCGCGGCGGAATCGGTCGCGCGCGAAGTGCAGCCCATCACCGACCAGCGCGCGCCGGCCGAGTATCGCCGCGAACTCAGCCGGGTGCTGGCGCGCCGGGCGCTGCGCGAGTGCGCCCAGCAAGCGGGGTGCGCGCTATGA
- the thrC gene encoding threonine synthase, with amino-acid sequence MPNFVTGLVCVLCRSRFSTRVGYTCPRCGITGILDVQYDYPAIAKVLTRKKLAARADPTHWRYRELLPIADQAQLPSLAVGWTPTIAADRLARHIGVRELLIKDDGRNPTGSLKDRASSVGVVKAAEKRRKIIACASTGNAASSLAGMAASMGLRSAIFVPRRAPEPKVTQLLIFGATVLRVGGSYEQAFELCQQSCERWGWYNRNCAINPYLVEGKKTVGLEIAEQLEWQPPDWIAMSVGDGCTIAAAWKAFRELKAIGLIARTPRMLGVQALGAAPVTAAFRTHRPMEPIEAKTIADSIAVGVPRNWKKAVTAIEESGGTMINVADDEILDAMNYTGRLTGVFAEPAAAASVAGLKRAVAEGLVPRTGRALAVVTGSGLKDVRAARRAVGNPFEVLPDGSGLEEILARQGMIPTAQSAAHP; translated from the coding sequence ATGCCCAACTTTGTCACCGGACTGGTCTGCGTTTTGTGCCGCTCGCGATTTTCCACGCGCGTGGGCTACACGTGTCCGCGGTGCGGGATTACCGGCATCCTCGATGTGCAGTACGACTACCCCGCCATTGCCAAAGTGCTCACGCGCAAAAAGCTGGCGGCGCGCGCCGATCCTACCCACTGGCGCTACCGCGAACTGCTGCCCATCGCCGACCAAGCGCAGCTTCCGTCGCTGGCGGTGGGATGGACGCCGACGATTGCGGCCGACCGGCTGGCGCGACATATCGGAGTGCGCGAACTGCTCATCAAGGACGATGGCCGTAATCCCACCGGCTCGCTGAAAGACCGCGCCAGTTCGGTCGGCGTGGTGAAGGCGGCGGAGAAGCGGCGCAAGATCATCGCCTGTGCCAGCACCGGAAACGCGGCGTCGTCGCTGGCGGGCATGGCCGCGAGCATGGGACTGCGCAGCGCCATCTTCGTGCCCCGGCGCGCGCCCGAACCGAAAGTCACCCAGCTCCTGATCTTCGGGGCGACCGTGCTGCGCGTCGGCGGCAGCTATGAGCAGGCGTTCGAGCTGTGCCAGCAATCGTGCGAGCGCTGGGGCTGGTATAACCGCAATTGCGCCATCAATCCCTACCTGGTGGAAGGAAAGAAGACCGTCGGGCTGGAAATTGCCGAGCAACTGGAGTGGCAGCCGCCGGATTGGATCGCCATGTCGGTGGGCGACGGCTGCACCATCGCCGCCGCGTGGAAGGCGTTTCGCGAACTGAAAGCCATTGGCCTGATCGCGCGCACGCCGCGCATGTTGGGCGTGCAGGCGCTGGGTGCGGCTCCGGTCACTGCGGCGTTCCGCACGCACCGGCCGATGGAACCCATCGAAGCGAAAACTATAGCCGACAGCATCGCCGTCGGAGTGCCGCGCAACTGGAAGAAGGCGGTGACGGCAATCGAGGAATCCGGCGGCACCATGATCAACGTCGCCGACGACGAAATTCTCGACGCGATGAATTACACCGGCCGGCTCACTGGAGTCTTTGCCGAGCCCGCCGCCGCTGCTTCCGTTGCCGGACTCAAGCGCGCCGTGGCGGAAGGCCTGGTGCCGCGCACCGGTCGCGCCTTGGCGGTCGTGACCGGCAGCGGATTGAAGGACGTCCGGGCTGCGCGGCGGGCGGTCGGCAATCCGTTCGAAGTTCTACCCGACGGCAGCGGCCTGGAGGAAATCCTCGCGCGCCAGGGGATGATTCCGACAGCGCAATCCGCCGCCCATCCATGA
- a CDS encoding ornithine carbamoyltransferase: MLRHSGEPRLLKKALFKGKDYITTEEWSDAQIETLLAVSSDLKRKFKSRIPHRYLPDQTIFLMFFDKSTRTRNSFEAGITQLGGHAHFLTADVMQVSHGESPKDTGIILSRYGHGIAIRHDLIPGEGNAYMREVARWAGVPVINMQCDVDHPCQTLADLMTMREKRGRSLRGLKVAVSWAYAPSYAKPLSVPQGLIMLLPRFGIDVTLAHPPVYFLMPETMKAARDNAQRCGARFEVVNSMDDAFRHADVVIPKSWGCLDTMGQNPQESLRIATQYKHWICDANRLRLAKPDALYMHPLPADRGNEVTDEVIDGPQSVVYDEAENRLHTCKAIMALTMAEQEIEYEEEPAGAARA, from the coding sequence ATGCTGCGGCACTCAGGGGAGCCACGCTTGCTCAAGAAGGCGCTGTTCAAGGGTAAGGACTACATCACCACCGAAGAATGGTCGGACGCGCAAATCGAGACCCTGCTTGCCGTCTCCTCCGATCTCAAGCGCAAGTTCAAGAGCCGCATTCCGCACCGCTATCTGCCCGATCAGACCATCTTTCTGATGTTCTTCGACAAGTCCACGCGCACGCGCAACTCGTTTGAAGCCGGTATCACGCAGCTCGGCGGGCACGCGCACTTCCTCACCGCCGACGTCATGCAGGTCTCGCACGGCGAAAGTCCCAAAGACACGGGCATCATTCTCTCGCGCTACGGCCATGGCATCGCCATCCGTCACGACCTCATTCCCGGCGAAGGCAACGCCTACATGCGAGAAGTCGCGCGCTGGGCAGGCGTGCCCGTCATCAACATGCAATGCGACGTCGATCATCCCTGCCAAACCTTGGCGGACCTGATGACCATGCGCGAAAAACGCGGACGCAGCCTGCGCGGGCTGAAGGTCGCGGTCTCGTGGGCGTACGCGCCCAGCTACGCCAAGCCGCTGTCGGTTCCGCAAGGCCTGATCATGCTGTTGCCGCGCTTCGGAATTGACGTCACGCTCGCCCATCCGCCGGTATATTTCCTTATGCCGGAGACGATGAAAGCGGCGCGCGACAACGCGCAGCGCTGCGGCGCCAGGTTCGAAGTCGTCAACAGCATGGATGACGCTTTCCGCCACGCCGACGTCGTCATCCCCAAAAGTTGGGGCTGCCTCGACACCATGGGCCAGAATCCGCAGGAATCGCTGCGCATCGCGACGCAGTACAAGCACTGGATCTGCGACGCCAACCGGCTCCGGCTCGCCAAGCCCGATGCGCTCTATATGCACCCATTGCCCGCCGATCGCGGCAACGAGGTCACCGACGAAGTGATTGATGGGCCGCAGTCGGTTGTCTATGACGAGGCCGAAAACCGCCTGCACACCTGCAAGGCGATCATGGCGCTCACCATGGCGGAGCAGGAAATCGAGTATGAAGAGGAGCCGGCCGGGGCCGCACGCGCATGA
- a CDS encoding YgeY family selenium metabolism-linked hydrolase yields the protein MSPLDTLRQQRAAIADGAKKYEQSMVRFLRDLIAIPAESSQEGSVIQRIKQEMEHAGFDEIRIDKMGNILGRIGSGKRIIMMDSHTDTVGVGDLKEWKWDPYRGKVEDGYVYGRGACDQRCGMASMVYGAKLIKDLGLGGDYTLWCVGSVQEEDCDGLAWLYILREDGIKPDCVLITEPTNLQVHRGQRGRMEIEVHIRGRSCHASAPERGDNPIYKMTTLLREIEQLNTRLRDDKFLGKGTITVTQIRSLSPSLCAVPGSCSIHLDRRLTTGDTKESAVAEVRALSGARDAEIEILNYEVPSYTGLVYPMEKYYPTWVVDEDHPLVQSAVETYRALHGRAPVVDKWTFSTNGVGSMGICGVPTVGFGPGNEVDAHAVTERVAIDHLVQAAQFYAAFPLVFAHTLEREQLAKAGAQ from the coding sequence ATGAGCCCACTCGATACTCTTCGCCAGCAGCGCGCCGCCATCGCCGACGGCGCAAAGAAATACGAACAGTCCATGGTCCGCTTCCTGCGCGACCTGATTGCCATTCCCGCCGAAAGCTCGCAGGAAGGCTCGGTCATCCAGCGCATCAAGCAGGAAATGGAACACGCCGGCTTCGACGAAATCCGTATCGACAAGATGGGCAACATCCTCGGCCGCATCGGCTCGGGCAAGCGCATCATCATGATGGACTCGCACACCGACACGGTCGGCGTCGGCGACCTCAAGGAATGGAAGTGGGACCCGTACCGGGGCAAGGTCGAGGACGGTTACGTTTACGGGCGCGGCGCCTGCGACCAGCGCTGTGGGATGGCCAGCATGGTGTACGGCGCCAAGTTGATCAAGGACCTTGGCCTCGGCGGCGACTACACCTTGTGGTGTGTCGGCAGCGTGCAGGAAGAAGATTGCGACGGCCTGGCGTGGCTCTACATCCTGCGCGAAGACGGCATCAAGCCCGACTGCGTGCTGATCACCGAACCCACGAACCTGCAGGTGCATCGCGGCCAGCGCGGGCGCATGGAGATCGAGGTCCACATCCGCGGGCGCTCCTGCCATGCCAGCGCGCCCGAGCGCGGCGACAACCCGATCTACAAGATGACCACGCTGCTGCGCGAAATCGAGCAACTGAACACGCGCCTGCGTGACGACAAGTTTCTCGGCAAGGGCACCATCACGGTGACGCAGATCCGCTCGCTGTCGCCGTCGCTGTGCGCGGTGCCGGGATCGTGTTCGATTCACCTCGACCGGCGATTGACAACCGGCGACACGAAGGAAAGCGCGGTTGCGGAAGTGCGTGCATTGTCCGGCGCGCGCGATGCCGAGATCGAAATCCTGAATTACGAAGTCCCCAGCTACACCGGGCTCGTCTATCCGATGGAGAAGTACTACCCGACGTGGGTGGTCGACGAAGATCATCCGCTGGTGCAGTCGGCGGTGGAAACCTACCGCGCGCTCCATGGCCGCGCGCCCGTGGTGGACAAGTGGACGTTCAGCACCAACGGGGTGGGCTCGATGGGAATCTGCGGCGTGCCTACGGTCGGTTTCGGCCCCGGCAACGAGGTGGACGCGCACGCCGTCACCGAGCGCGTCGCCATTGACCACCTGGTGCAGGCCGCGCAGTTCTACGCCGCGTTTCCGCTGGTGTTCGCGCACACGCTGGAGCGCGAGCAGTTGGCCAAAGCCGGGGCCCAGTAA
- a CDS encoding molybdopterin-dependent oxidoreductase, translating to MDIQVRINGETRAWTIAPGDLLLDVLRREGYFGVKRGCETGECGCCTILLNQKPVNSCMIFAAQAKGCEITTVEGVAHGDTLDPVQQAFLDHGAAQCGFCTPGMILNTKALLREHPHATEEQVREMLSGNFCRCTGFKKPVEAVLAVSQNGPRHCEETPAASRHLVVGHSLQKTDGVKLVTGGPCFTDDIHLPGMLIGKILPSPHAHARIKRIDVRKARALPGVHAVLTYKDVPHVPHTTAGQSWPEPSPYDTYLLDSKARFVGDRVAAVAAESRAIAEEALRLIEVDYEVLPAILDMEQASKPGAPMIHDEPDSTGIHDAKHNVAAYIKKELGNVEEAFRGADVVIEREFRTHRQQHAMMEPHVSIAWLDEDGRLTIRSSTQVPFHSRRQVAMILQLPVQKVRLIKPRIGGGFGGKQEMLLEDITGALALATRRPVKIEYTREEEFYMARSRHPQILKVKIGAQRDGTIVANQMSVLATTGAYGSHSSTVQGNTGSKVLPLYRAPNMKFDCTVVYTNCPVAGAFRGYGCPQGFFAQESVMDEIAHELGMDPIELRRKNLIRAGDVDELSAQLGEGRKGLPRNIRTCGMPGCLERGAQALDWEGKRKSLPDKSSHLRRGVGVACSIQGSGIAGVDWAAALMKINEDGSFNLQVGAADLGTGADTVLAQIAAETLGVTLDKMIVCSGDTDFTPFDVGAYASSTTIISGGAVKKAAEKVRAQIVDVAARMLEVAPEKVSLGNNEAFTVCECRKSVSMADIARHAMYKDKVQIMDSASHWNTDSPPPFCATFAEVEVDTETGKVRVVELVTAVDCGVAINPMAAEGQSEGAVAQGLGYALTEEMLLDETGRMINPNFLDYKVFSAKDMPKLTTILVETEEPLGPYGAKSIAEVPINGPAPAIANAIYHAIGIRFRQLPIRPEVVLKTLQEQAKQRTTAPVARKHVGRRARKAVASD from the coding sequence ATGGACATCCAAGTCCGCATCAATGGCGAAACCCGCGCCTGGACCATCGCTCCCGGCGACCTGCTGCTCGACGTGCTCCGGCGCGAGGGGTACTTCGGCGTGAAGCGCGGCTGCGAAACCGGCGAGTGCGGCTGCTGCACCATCCTGCTGAATCAAAAGCCGGTGAACTCGTGCATGATTTTTGCCGCGCAGGCGAAGGGGTGTGAAATCACGACCGTCGAGGGCGTCGCGCACGGCGACACGCTCGATCCGGTGCAGCAAGCTTTCCTCGACCACGGCGCGGCGCAGTGCGGCTTCTGCACGCCCGGCATGATCCTCAACACCAAGGCGCTGCTGCGCGAACATCCGCACGCGACCGAAGAACAAGTTCGCGAAATGCTTTCCGGCAATTTCTGCCGCTGCACCGGGTTCAAGAAGCCGGTGGAGGCGGTGCTTGCCGTGTCGCAGAACGGCCCCAGGCATTGCGAGGAAACTCCCGCCGCAAGCCGGCATCTGGTGGTCGGCCATTCGTTGCAGAAAACCGACGGCGTGAAGCTGGTGACCGGGGGGCCGTGCTTCACCGACGACATCCACCTGCCGGGCATGCTGATCGGGAAAATCCTGCCCAGCCCGCACGCGCACGCGCGCATCAAGCGCATTGACGTCCGCAAGGCGCGCGCGCTGCCGGGCGTGCACGCCGTGCTTACCTATAAGGATGTCCCGCACGTGCCGCACACCACCGCCGGCCAGAGCTGGCCGGAACCATCGCCTTACGATACATATCTGCTGGACTCCAAAGCGCGCTTCGTCGGCGATCGCGTCGCAGCGGTAGCCGCCGAGTCGCGTGCCATCGCGGAAGAAGCTCTACGCCTCATCGAGGTGGACTACGAGGTCCTGCCCGCCATCCTCGACATGGAGCAGGCCTCAAAGCCGGGCGCGCCCATGATCCATGACGAACCCGACTCGACCGGGATCCACGACGCGAAGCACAACGTCGCCGCCTACATCAAGAAAGAGCTCGGCAACGTCGAAGAAGCGTTCCGTGGCGCCGATGTGGTCATCGAACGCGAGTTCCGCACCCACCGCCAGCAGCACGCCATGATGGAGCCGCACGTCTCCATCGCCTGGCTCGATGAAGACGGGCGGCTGACGATCCGCAGCAGCACCCAGGTGCCCTTTCACTCGCGCCGCCAGGTGGCAATGATCCTGCAACTGCCGGTGCAAAAGGTGCGCTTGATCAAGCCGCGCATCGGCGGCGGCTTCGGCGGCAAGCAGGAAATGCTGCTCGAAGACATCACCGGCGCGCTCGCGCTGGCCACGCGCCGCCCGGTTAAGATCGAGTACACGCGCGAAGAAGAGTTCTACATGGCGCGCAGCCGCCATCCGCAGATTCTGAAGGTGAAGATCGGCGCCCAGCGAGACGGCACCATCGTTGCCAACCAGATGTCGGTGCTCGCCACCACCGGCGCCTACGGCAGCCATTCCTCCACCGTGCAGGGCAACACCGGCAGCAAGGTCCTGCCGCTCTACCGCGCGCCCAACATGAAGTTCGATTGCACGGTGGTCTACACCAACTGCCCGGTCGCGGGCGCTTTCCGCGGTTACGGGTGCCCGCAGGGGTTCTTCGCCCAGGAGAGCGTGATGGACGAGATCGCGCACGAGCTCGGCATGGACCCCATCGAGTTGCGGCGCAAGAACCTGATCCGCGCCGGCGACGTTGACGAACTCTCCGCGCAACTCGGCGAAGGGCGCAAGGGACTGCCGCGCAACATCCGCACCTGCGGCATGCCCGGCTGCCTGGAGCGCGGCGCACAGGCGCTCGACTGGGAGGGCAAGCGCAAATCGCTGCCGGATAAATCCTCGCACCTGCGCCGCGGTGTGGGCGTTGCGTGTTCGATCCAGGGCAGCGGCATCGCCGGCGTGGACTGGGCCGCCGCGCTGATGAAGATCAACGAGGACGGCTCGTTCAACCTGCAAGTCGGGGCCGCCGACCTCGGCACCGGCGCCGACACGGTTCTGGCGCAGATCGCCGCCGAAACCCTGGGCGTCACGCTCGACAAGATGATCGTCTGCTCCGGCGACACCGATTTCACGCCCTTCGACGTCGGCGCCTACGCGTCGAGCACCACCATCATTTCCGGCGGCGCGGTGAAGAAAGCGGCGGAGAAAGTCCGCGCCCAGATTGTCGACGTTGCTGCTCGCATGTTGGAGGTCGCGCCCGAAAAAGTCAGTCTTGGCAACAACGAAGCGTTCACCGTGTGCGAGTGCCGCAAATCGGTGAGCATGGCCGACATCGCGCGCCACGCCATGTACAAGGACAAAGTCCAAATCATGGACAGTGCTTCGCACTGGAACACCGACAGTCCTCCGCCGTTCTGCGCCACGTTTGCGGAGGTCGAGGTGGATACGGAAACCGGCAAGGTGCGCGTGGTGGAGCTGGTCACCGCGGTTGACTGCGGCGTTGCCATCAATCCCATGGCGGCCGAAGGCCAAAGCGAAGGCGCGGTTGCACAAGGGCTGGGGTACGCGCTTACCGAGGAAATGCTGCTGGACGAAACCGGCCGCATGATCAACCCCAATTTCCTCGACTACAAAGTTTTCTCGGCGAAGGACATGCCGAAACTGACCACCATCCTGGTGGAAACCGAGGAACCGCTCGGGCCCTACGGTGCGAAATCCATCGCCGAGGTGCCAATCAACGGCCCGGCGCCGGCGATCGCCAACGCGATTTATCACGCCATTGGCATCCGCTTCCGTCAGTTGCCCATTCGGCCGGAAGTGGTGCTGAAGACGCTGCAGGAGCAAGCGAAACAGCGCACCACCGCGCCCGTTGCCCGTAAGCACGTGGGTCGCAGAGCGCGCAAAGCGGTCGCGTCCGATTGA
- a CDS encoding 8-oxoguanine deaminase: MSPKPTPNSLLVRDIHTLVTMESDALLRSAFIYAENGEIREIGTRVPAVLRAEKTIRAPYAVAVPGLINTHHHLFQTLTRACTAAANVGLFDWLTALYPRWARIDDEAVNTAALVGVAELMLSGCTTTSDHHYLFPRGQKKLIDAEIAAARRIGIRFHATRGSMNVGVSRGGLPPDSVVQNTDEILEDSERVIRKYHDPRPGSMLRVALAPCSPFTVDAELMRQTAALARQHGVRLHTHLAETRDEEAYCRKRFRQRPLDFLRQCEWLNEDTWVAHGIYFNSAECVRLGRARVGVAHCPTSNMRLASGICPVGKLQRAGSPVGLGVDGSASNDSSNMLAEARQALLLNRLARGASAVSVQDALRMATVEGASCLGRDDIGRLAVGKRADIALFDLRDIGYSGAEDALSALLLCAPTRVNTLVIEGRVVVEGGNLQGISLSPILKRHRRIAARIVGHPSLL; encoded by the coding sequence ATGAGCCCGAAGCCTACCCCCAACTCGCTGCTTGTCCGCGACATTCACACGCTGGTCACGATGGAAAGCGACGCGTTGCTGCGAAGCGCGTTTATCTATGCCGAAAACGGCGAGATTAGAGAGATCGGCACGCGGGTTCCGGCCGTCCTGCGCGCGGAAAAAACAATTCGCGCGCCGTACGCCGTGGCCGTGCCGGGCCTGATCAATACCCACCACCATCTCTTTCAGACGCTCACCCGCGCCTGCACCGCGGCGGCGAATGTCGGGCTGTTTGACTGGCTGACTGCGCTCTATCCGCGCTGGGCGCGCATTGACGACGAGGCGGTTAACACGGCGGCGCTGGTCGGCGTGGCCGAGCTGATGCTCAGCGGCTGCACCACCACCAGCGATCATCATTACTTATTCCCGCGCGGGCAGAAAAAGCTGATTGACGCCGAGATCGCCGCCGCGCGCCGCATCGGCATCCGCTTTCATGCCACGCGCGGCAGCATGAACGTGGGAGTCAGCCGGGGCGGTTTGCCTCCGGATTCGGTGGTGCAGAACACCGACGAGATCCTGGAAGATTCCGAACGCGTCATCCGCAAGTATCACGATCCGCGGCCCGGCTCGATGCTGCGCGTTGCCCTGGCGCCGTGCTCGCCGTTCACGGTGGATGCTGAACTGATGCGCCAGACCGCGGCGCTTGCCCGCCAACATGGCGTCCGGCTGCACACGCATCTGGCCGAGACGCGCGATGAAGAGGCGTACTGCCGCAAGCGCTTCCGGCAGCGCCCTCTCGACTTTCTTCGCCAGTGCGAGTGGCTGAATGAAGACACCTGGGTCGCGCACGGCATCTATTTCAACTCCGCGGAATGTGTGCGGCTGGGACGCGCGCGCGTCGGCGTGGCGCACTGCCCGACCTCAAACATGCGCCTGGCCTCCGGAATCTGTCCGGTCGGGAAGCTGCAGCGCGCCGGATCGCCCGTCGGACTTGGCGTGGACGGCAGCGCCTCCAACGACAGCTCCAACATGCTCGCCGAGGCGCGCCAAGCGTTGTTGTTGAACCGCCTGGCGCGCGGTGCTTCCGCCGTCAGTGTGCAGGATGCGTTGCGCATGGCAACCGTGGAAGGCGCGAGCTGCCTGGGCCGCGACGACATCGGCAGGTTGGCGGTCGGCAAGCGCGCCGACATCGCCCTGTTCGACCTGCGCGACATCGGATACAGCGGCGCGGAGGACGCTCTCTCCGCCCTGCTGCTGTGTGCTCCGACACGCGTAAATACCTTGGTGATCGAAGGCCGCGTGGTGGTCGAAGGCGGCAATCTGCAAGGCATTTCGCTTAGCCCGATCCTGAAGCGTCACCGCCGGATCGCGGCGAGAATCGTTGGCCACCCTTCGCTGCTTTGA